A region of Natribaculum luteum DNA encodes the following proteins:
- a CDS encoding ParA family protein, producing MLTYATYSEAGGVGKTTLAASLADEHTRVGRNVLTVDLDPQYGSLTHLLGVDAPRDDGDADNLARHLIDRPKGDFNELILETDFGFDVVPSHNMMERLGDLLTRAEQMAADLDEDFDPTDQLRRVLLEAGVPSEYDTIIIDPPATAGPHLYNAVNATRSLVIPIEPTGKGMQSIYGLEELVDGLEGTISNGDEQVEIGVLAGVPNGIGRTSDQQEYLEEIRNRGYPAPVAIRTRESLFQGCWKEQCTPRYYVEHHRDRKRDHEMETLEKLEQLAAEITEVGER from the coding sequence ATGCTTACTTATGCCACGTATTCGGAGGCTGGCGGCGTTGGAAAGACAACACTTGCTGCATCACTCGCTGACGAACACACCCGCGTCGGTCGCAACGTCCTGACAGTCGACCTTGATCCACAGTACGGATCGCTGACTCACTTACTCGGCGTCGATGCCCCACGCGACGATGGCGACGCAGACAACTTGGCTCGCCATTTGATCGACCGGCCGAAAGGAGACTTCAACGAGCTCATCCTCGAGACTGATTTCGGATTCGATGTCGTCCCAAGCCACAACATGATGGAGCGACTCGGTGATCTCCTGACTCGAGCCGAGCAGATGGCCGCCGATCTCGACGAGGACTTTGATCCAACCGACCAGCTGCGACGTGTCCTCCTCGAAGCTGGCGTCCCCAGCGAGTATGACACAATCATCATCGATCCGCCAGCAACTGCGGGACCACACCTCTACAACGCAGTTAACGCGACGCGATCGCTAGTGATCCCGATCGAGCCGACGGGGAAAGGGATGCAAAGTATCTACGGCCTCGAAGAGCTCGTCGACGGCCTTGAAGGCACCATCTCGAACGGCGATGAGCAGGTCGAGATCGGAGTCCTCGCGGGAGTCCCGAACGGCATCGGTCGAACAAGTGACCAACAGGAGTACCTCGAGGAAATCCGTAACCGCGGCTATCCAGCACCGGTCGCGATTCGTACTCGGGAGTCGCTATTCCAAGGCTGCTGGAAAGAGCAGTGTACTCCTCGCTACTACGTTGAGCACCACCGTGATCGGAAACGCGACCATGAGATGGAGACGCTCGAGAAGTTAGAGCAACTGGCTGCAGAGATCACAGAGGTCGGTGAACGATGA
- a CDS encoding IS5 family transposase gives MASLRRLARMCRDLAKQHVDDPDVPAAPDGADGYAKWTQIALILFRVELEKSLRETEDYLNEMPGVLAVFDLDEAPHYSSFCRWEQEYQMRELRRLLRASAEQAGWSGEAAIDASGFQRDQTSYHYRDRANYSFQSMKTTILIDVNSLAIKDVHFTTQKAWDGHIGMQVFRRNAEDLRVLSADANYSWSDLREECRSESTRPLIKHREQTPLQKAHNARMNDDYNQRWMSETGFSQLKQDDGEKLRSRSWHGQFRELTRKCIVHNLTQAAS, from the coding sequence ATGGCATCGCTCAGACGACTAGCGCGAATGTGTCGAGACCTTGCCAAACAGCACGTTGACGATCCGGACGTACCCGCCGCGCCGGATGGCGCGGACGGGTACGCCAAGTGGACACAGATCGCGTTAATTCTGTTCCGCGTCGAACTGGAGAAGAGCCTCCGTGAGACTGAAGACTACCTCAACGAGATGCCAGGTGTTCTTGCTGTGTTCGATCTCGACGAGGCACCGCACTACAGCTCGTTCTGTCGGTGGGAGCAGGAGTATCAGATGCGTGAACTGCGCCGCCTGCTCCGCGCTTCGGCGGAGCAGGCGGGCTGGAGTGGTGAAGCTGCGATTGATGCAAGTGGCTTCCAGCGCGATCAAACCAGCTACCACTACCGCGACCGAGCGAACTACTCATTCCAGTCGATGAAGACAACGATCTTGATCGACGTGAACTCACTGGCGATCAAGGACGTTCATTTTACGACGCAGAAGGCCTGGGACGGCCACATCGGGATGCAGGTCTTCCGCCGGAACGCGGAAGACCTGCGTGTGTTGTCTGCTGACGCGAACTACTCGTGGAGCGACCTCCGTGAGGAGTGTCGCTCCGAGTCAACGCGACCGTTGATCAAGCACAGGGAGCAGACACCGTTGCAGAAGGCCCACAACGCACGAATGAACGATGACTACAACCAGCGCTGGATGAGTGAAACCGGCTTCTCGCAGTTGAAGCAAGACGACGGCGAGAAGCTCCGCTCCCGGAGCTGGCACGGCCAGTTCCGGGAGCTAACTCGCAAGTGCATCGTGCATAACCTAACGCAGGCGGCGAGTTAG
- a CDS encoding Cdc6/Cdc18 family protein, giving the protein MPSIGGKTRHVLDENVIPLAAAFAGQSSGSARQALLRLYKAGDIARDEGAEMVTERHVREADRAVERDKVWEELLRVPTHSKLTLYALLTLETENKLPAKRSAIYKRYRIAADRIGIDPRTDRTVHDRLSQLTLKGFLDVEEKNKGPKGGSYYQYQFSIRPELVTEALSEDSRVSELFD; this is encoded by the coding sequence TTGCCGTCAATCGGCGGCAAAACAAGGCATGTCCTCGACGAGAACGTAATCCCGCTGGCCGCCGCATTCGCCGGCCAGAGTAGCGGATCTGCACGGCAGGCGCTTCTCCGACTCTATAAAGCAGGGGATATCGCTCGCGACGAAGGTGCAGAAATGGTAACTGAGCGCCATGTTCGAGAGGCCGATCGAGCAGTTGAACGCGATAAGGTGTGGGAAGAGTTGTTGCGAGTACCGACGCACTCGAAGCTCACATTATACGCGCTATTGACGCTTGAGACCGAAAATAAACTCCCCGCAAAGCGCTCCGCGATTTACAAACGGTATCGGATCGCGGCGGATCGGATCGGTATTGACCCTCGTACTGATCGGACGGTCCATGACCGACTCTCGCAGTTGACATTAAAAGGGTTTCTTGATGTTGAAGAAAAGAACAAAGGGCCGAAAGGCGGATCATATTACCAATATCAGTTTTCAATTCGGCCAGAACTGGTTACTGAAGCTCTTTCTGAGGATTCCCGAGTTAGTGAACTATTCGACTAA
- a CDS encoding DEAD/DEAH box helicase family protein yields the protein MRIDFDDGTLVLQDAPAEVPFAEWDDRIDEYRVQAYRYRKLLEWAGGWSDSNGQTTLQDALPRSISLHDAARSYPELDLTPALHIEPRDYQQAALDAWIDHSRRGSVVLPTGSGKTFLGLQAIADAGVSALVVTPTIDLMNQWHATLTNAFSDQITEPIGVLGGGSHEVTAITVTTYDSAYRYINEYGDQFGLLVVDEEHHLPAPTYRQIPEMTIAPYRLGLTATYERPDGKHELLEDLIGPVVYEEAVDELAGEYLSEYETIHMSVELTPEERETYDEEYQIYRDFVDSHEFDLWKEEGYQEFLKRTSYDPKGRRALIAKQRAERIARTAEKKLETLDNLLKRHHDDRAIIFTANNDFAYEISQEFIVPCITHQTKTDERTEILERFRTGEYSMLATSQVLDEGIDVPAANVGIILSGSASKRQYAQRLGRILRPTDDRQPARLYEIITADTMETYVSQQRRQGVTTNVDG from the coding sequence ATGCGGATCGATTTCGACGACGGGACACTCGTGCTCCAAGATGCGCCTGCCGAGGTCCCCTTTGCGGAGTGGGACGATCGCATTGATGAGTACCGCGTGCAGGCCTATCGGTATCGGAAACTTCTCGAGTGGGCTGGTGGCTGGTCCGACAGCAACGGACAGACAACACTCCAAGATGCATTACCACGTTCTATATCTCTCCACGATGCTGCCCGAAGCTATCCAGAACTCGATCTGACACCGGCGCTCCACATCGAACCGCGTGACTACCAGCAGGCCGCCCTCGACGCCTGGATCGACCACAGCCGTCGAGGGAGTGTTGTTCTCCCGACTGGCAGCGGGAAGACCTTTCTTGGACTGCAGGCAATCGCTGACGCCGGCGTGAGTGCGCTTGTCGTGACACCGACGATTGACCTGATGAATCAGTGGCACGCCACACTCACCAACGCCTTTAGCGATCAAATCACAGAGCCGATCGGCGTTCTCGGCGGCGGCAGCCACGAAGTCACCGCGATTACCGTCACCACCTACGATAGCGCCTATCGCTACATCAACGAATACGGCGACCAGTTCGGCTTACTCGTCGTCGACGAAGAACATCACCTGCCAGCGCCGACATACCGGCAGATTCCCGAGATGACGATTGCACCGTATCGGTTGGGACTGACTGCTACCTACGAACGGCCTGACGGAAAGCATGAGCTCCTCGAGGATCTCATCGGTCCGGTTGTTTATGAAGAGGCTGTCGACGAACTTGCTGGCGAGTACCTCAGCGAGTACGAAACCATCCACATGTCTGTCGAGCTCACGCCAGAGGAACGGGAGACATACGACGAGGAGTACCAGATCTATCGCGACTTCGTCGATAGCCACGAGTTTGATCTCTGGAAAGAGGAGGGTTATCAGGAGTTCCTCAAACGGACGTCCTACGATCCGAAGGGACGGCGGGCACTCATCGCCAAGCAGCGCGCCGAACGCATCGCCCGAACGGCAGAGAAAAAACTCGAGACGCTCGACAACCTGCTCAAACGCCACCACGACGACCGCGCGATCATCTTCACTGCGAACAATGACTTCGCCTACGAAATCTCTCAGGAATTTATCGTCCCCTGCATCACCCATCAAACGAAGACGGACGAGCGCACCGAGATTCTCGAGCGGTTTCGGACTGGCGAGTACTCGATGCTGGCAACGTCACAGGTGCTCGACGAGGGGATTGACGTTCCCGCTGCGAACGTGGGGATCATCTTGTCGGGAAGCGCTTCGAAGCGGCAGTATGCCCAGCGGCTTGGACGCATCCTCCGGCCGACAGATGACCGCCAACCGGCCCGACTCTATGAGATCATCACGGCAGATACGATGGAAACGTACGTGTCCCAACAGCGCCGACAGGGGGTGACGACGAATGTTGACGGCTGA
- a CDS encoding DUF790 family protein: MLTADLARSRTTGDAIKPLFIDPTDENYRETARELIALFDAHLGEPKGDLEDAIDELTVADTDYKIVQGLAKLFLDECEFEVMSPVEPHEIRQHLFEKANERYPVVRQPTLGDDTQRIEVYSAVADELGITLEACYRGMYADLEENKRLVQIGTRTADQYAGAGEQSTTTTTLTGSSDGEYEHTDLTVDWLVTRYNLALAQAVLYDATEMRIRVWDHFGTVFSYVKLFGLMHRIYPIDSDGKRVERTDRADGYEAILDGPASLFSQSQKYGIRLANFLPALPLCDRWEMTATVLIDETAGETRQLRLDDTDELDSHYSTGKRFDSDLEQTLAQKWERATTDWELLRENDVFDLGDEVMIPDFAIEHPDGRRAILEIIGFWTPEYLESKLKKIRQADAENLLVAVSEQLDCSNDDFGETSERVLWFKTGIHVYDLVELAEEYSI, translated from the coding sequence ATGTTGACGGCTGATCTGGCTCGCTCTCGTACCACCGGCGATGCGATCAAGCCGCTGTTTATCGATCCAACGGACGAGAACTATCGAGAGACGGCACGCGAACTCATTGCGCTGTTCGATGCCCATCTCGGTGAGCCGAAAGGCGATCTCGAAGACGCGATCGACGAACTCACTGTAGCGGATACCGACTACAAGATCGTCCAGGGACTGGCGAAACTGTTTCTCGACGAGTGTGAGTTCGAAGTCATGTCTCCAGTTGAGCCTCATGAGATCCGCCAGCACTTGTTCGAGAAAGCGAACGAGCGGTATCCGGTTGTTCGCCAGCCTACGCTCGGTGACGACACACAGAGGATCGAGGTGTATAGTGCAGTTGCTGATGAGTTGGGTATCACACTCGAAGCATGCTACCGCGGGATGTATGCTGACCTCGAGGAAAACAAACGACTTGTCCAGATCGGCACACGGACCGCTGACCAGTATGCCGGTGCTGGCGAGCAATCGACTACGACCACGACACTGACTGGCAGTAGCGATGGCGAGTACGAACACACTGACCTGACGGTCGACTGGCTGGTCACTCGCTACAATCTTGCGCTCGCCCAGGCAGTCCTCTACGATGCGACCGAGATGCGAATCCGTGTCTGGGATCATTTCGGGACGGTATTCAGCTACGTCAAACTCTTCGGACTGATGCATCGGATCTATCCGATCGATTCTGATGGCAAGCGTGTCGAACGAACTGACCGTGCCGATGGCTACGAGGCCATACTTGACGGGCCAGCGTCGTTGTTCTCTCAATCGCAAAAGTACGGCATCCGGTTGGCGAACTTTCTGCCAGCATTGCCCCTCTGTGACCGCTGGGAGATGACTGCCACAGTACTTATTGATGAGACAGCGGGTGAGACACGGCAACTCAGGCTGGACGACACTGACGAACTCGATTCACACTACAGTACTGGCAAGCGGTTCGATAGCGATCTTGAGCAGACACTCGCCCAGAAATGGGAGCGAGCGACCACGGACTGGGAGTTACTACGCGAAAACGATGTGTTTGACCTCGGTGATGAGGTGATGATCCCCGATTTCGCGATCGAGCATCCGGACGGTCGGCGAGCGATTCTCGAGATCATCGGATTCTGGACACCCGAATATCTCGAGTCGAAGCTGAAGAAAATACGCCAGGCAGATGCTGAGAATCTCCTTGTCGCAGTCTCTGAACAGTTAGACTGCTCGAATGATGACTTCGGTGAAACGAGCGAGCGGGTGCTCTGGTTCAAAACTGGGATTCACGTCTATGACCTGGTTGAACTGGCAGAAGAGTATTCGATTTGA